The Harmonia axyridis chromosome 3, icHarAxyr1.1, whole genome shotgun sequence nucleotide sequence TGTATAATGTGATTTGGtacttattttcaaaattcagctCTATCGCACGAATGTGCCTCGAAGTATAAACATAGTTCAGTCTGGTTCAATATTAAGTGCTCCAAAACATAGGTGAGCAAGAACTATACAAGAAATACTTGAATACTGATAATCAAAAATCACATggaatagaataaaatattaatattaaaaattattttattagtacggttttgtttcataataaaaataatttggaaataaatacatgtataaaaataaaataaacaaaaatggaCGGTTTTAATTTGAGTATAATTTGAAATCTACTTGAAAACACTTTTCAAGAAATCAAATAGAACTTAAGTATTCAAGCATGATAATGCTAAAATATCTAACTACCAATTCGATGAGAGGTACTTCAACTAACAGCTCTGAAGATGGCGGCAGTACTAAATGAACCATTCTTTCCTTTTTTGAACGTGGTGACCAGTAGTTCCACAAACTACAGCTGTGTCAGGGTCTAATGCGCTTTCTGCGCCTGCGTCTTCTTGAGTCAAATATTCTCCCTTATGCCTATGTATGAATCTTCCAAttacaatcaataaaattaccAGTGCCAAGAACAGAACCGCCAAAACTCCTGGAAATAAAGGTTTcttaatataaaaatttccaCAAATAATGCATTACAACATGATATTGCCTATCAAaacaatattgttttttttttaaatcacccTGATACGATCAAAGTTATTTACTAACCAAAATGCATAGATTCAATACATGGTGCTCCTTAAAATTTTCGTCCAAGGAGTGTCAAGAATTATAGAATTATTTCATTCTGTGAGAATTGTGTTGCTAGAatcatttttccatatttgacaAATGAAAATACAATACATCAAAAACATGtgaacaaatttgaaaataaaaacattaatttcactggaaaataaatttaatcaaaataatattgagGAACCAACAAACAATAAGTTactttaattgaaattttctgtaTAAATATGACGACTTAtgttcttttataataataataataagtcctTTATTTTCAACAGGTAAAAACCCAATTACAGAAAATAGTTACACTCGCAATAAGGAAAACCAAGCTACagcgcaaaaaaaaaaatacagaaataaatTGACAATATCGAGTTATAATAATCTAAATTAGCAATATCATGAAAAATTAAACTTATGGACTGGCTTTTGGGAACTAATATTTTAAGATCTTCTGTAATTGATCGGAGTTACTAGCGTTAGGCCAGTTAATTTCCGATTTATGGCAAATTACATGGGAAAAACTATTTGTAGATGTTATTATACCAACTGTACGGAACTTTAAAATGACGATTTGGAAGAAATAGCTTTAGAGTTTTTCCTGAATGGTCTCATACCCTGACCGGCAAGGTCACTTGATTTAACTCCACTTGACTTTTTTTGGTGGGATTACTTGGCTCACTGGTGGGTCAAAGAGATAGAATCCGAAATAACgaggaaaaaggaaaaatacCAACACTAATTGACCTTAAAAACAGATACCAACTGGATAAGTCATAGAAGACAACAACCAAAATTCAGGAAAATGATcagcacaaaaaaaaaacgaatagaGGGAATGGAAGTGCTAAAAAATCAACAGCTCTAAGGGGGGGAAGCGCACCACAGAAAGTTGGAGAATCATAAAATCACCAAGATCAGACAACAAAAAAGATCTAGTTTGAATAATTTCGAACACCTTCCGAGGTTGAAAAGGGAATAATTAACTGACAATATTTTAGATAAAAGAcaaattgatattgaaaattttaaaatcgcCGTTGCATCGTATTCTAGAACACAACAGTGATCAAAATGGTCGAGTTTTAATAAGGACGTAAGGACGTGAAAtcattacaaaatgaaaacacAAAGTTCATTATTCAGATAATCTAGACCTAATCATTTCGAACTTTGACCCTTCAAAACGATGTTGTAAGAGAAATTGTTCAAATGCCCGCATCCTACTAACTTTATCTAATAAAGTTGTCTAAAATCTAGTTGGATCTGTTATATTTATGATTCTGGTGAcgcgatcaatatgaaattttgtatggagcttgaaattgctattttaCATCTACCCGCAAAATTTTCACTCGGTCGGATCTGTTATCactgttatattattttttttttcgatattttgcttgaattttctatggttttgacgaCGTTATCAACATTTTATTGTTAGTGCGTTCGACAATTTTAGCGAGAGCGAACGTATGCTGTTCTGTGCAATTCATGTTAAATCCAACCACACAAATAACAGAAGTataataagcatcgaaattgtaTTGTATTGACATTTTGCAATACTAACTACTACGAAATGTTCTGCTGATTTTTTACATCACATACATCATAGACAAATAAATCTATAGACAAAGGTAAACTATGTGGAAAATCGCTTTGATCCGTCGAAAACGTCCGACCAAAAAAATTGTCACCTGATTGATAAGACTTCCTTTGCCAAACGGTCCAGATGTGTATTCTACTgaatctggatgtaataaacgaACGATTAGCTTAATTGTTGCTCGTCCCCAAAACATGTGCCTACGTATAACACTTCTCCTTGAGGGCTATGCGCTTAAATCTTATTGTTACTTTTTATAATCATCTTGGCAGTGAAAATACGTTGTAGAACATATCTCAGTTTCGTTGAAAGAATGGATTTTTTCCAAACTCTTCCACGAAATCAACAAGACAATTGGTAGTCAAGATGTTCTTACGCTgttaatgttgtctttgattcaTAAAAACTGTAGAATTTGCATGGCATTTCGAaagtaaaataaaattaattttgaaagaatgaaatgaaaacgtaAAATTTTCACACCCAAACTGAATGACACATCGACAACAACCACTAAGCTAGCAAATACTATACCCAGATTTGTAAACGCTTCAAACAGTAACAAATTTTTGGTACCAAAAGCTAGTTGTGGAATCATTCTCATACCTGTGAGTGAATAGACTAAACTTTCAAACATCTCAATacgtcggttttgtggtcacggaagTATtggctaattttttttcaatattcttaaaTTATTATCTCCGATTCTGGTGACTAGATTTTGTTTAGGGTCATTTTGGAGACTCGAACTTTGGATTCCTGGTGCTTGCTTCTTCTTTTGAAGGTGGACCTATTTCTATAGAAACAATAGCGGAATTTGATGTGAGAGCCATAGAAATGGATATTATTTGAAGTATTGGAAATCCCTTAAAATCAATAGGTTTCGAAATGATCAGAAAAACAACATTTGAAACGGCCATATTCACAGAACACCTAATCGGACTTTGCCTATTTACAAACTCACAGTGGCATTCGAGATTCAAAGCTACCTTGGACATTTCAAGTTTTAAAGATCATACCccgctcaaaattcaaaaagtacAGACATTGtaacaaaaattaaatctgTGTTTGAAGACAAtcactcaaaaattatttgaatatcatTGTCAATGTCAAGGTCATTGTAAATTTCAGAGACATTGGAATAATTCTAATATTTCTatcaatgaattcaataaattccCTGATTCCAACATAAAGCAGCGAAATCAGAAGAATTTATGATAACCCCCGTTTTGACAGTTCTAGCCACGCATTTTGGACGAAAATATGTCCAACGAGTTGTACACCATTTATTCTAAGCTACTACATTAACATTTGAATAAGGAAAATAAGTAAAACAGTTAgataattcagatttttttctgtcattatttcaattattaccTCCTAGAATTGCGGAATCTGTTTGATTGTATGCTTTTCTTAGCTTATCTTCATCCAGTTGAGGTGGTGGCCTTGTTGGAATTACGTCAGGAGGATGGGTTATTGGTTCAACACCACAGTAATCTTCTGTTAAGGCacctgaaaaaaaagaaaatcccTAGTTTCAAACATCACTACTGAAAGGTATTTAAATCTTAGAATACTTTTAGGAAATGAAGCAAAATCTGAAATGTCTAAAACTTCAAAGAATAATTAAAATCtgcataaaaattgaattatcaaaagtaacttaaaaaaatagttcaaaaattttgtattagttgattaatatgaaaaaatattaaggtAATGTTGCACTAAATAAAGGCCTctaaaattttctgttttcgtATTCATTAGAAGATACATAATCTTAGATAatgaaaataacagaaaattatgAGTAAACAATTTGTTTCTTCAGGTAACCCAATAAGTTTGTGAAGTTTTTGGTTTCTTTGATATTTCAATGCCTTTTTTTCAGTAATAGTaacagtttttttctgattcgtgattttaatgaatttgaaccTACCTCCTAAAGACTTTACATTTCCAGGACCTTCTTGTTGGAACAGCAGTTTCAGTGGATATATATCATCAAATTCTACCCTAGATATACAACCCACAAAACCTTCACTAATCGACTCATTTCTACCGATGTACATGTACTGTATATTATTGAATTGGGCATCAGCTGAAGCTTTTATGCTGAAATTGAATTCCCTAGGCTTGTAATTATCCACTTGCATAACCAGTGTAGAACCTGAGTTTTTACGAGACAACCTTAAATCGTGATACTGTCCAAGACCAAAATGTTTATCTGGGTAGATGATCTCCTGTCTCTCGAAACCGAAGTCGAATACAACTCTCAAGTGACCAGAATTAGAAACCATAATTGTCATGTACTCcttcgagatattcgaataaAATCCTAACAAGAATCCTCTAGGATTGGTTGTGGTGAACCCAACTCGAATGTGTTCTGCAATTGTTGACCTCCAAGAGCccataaaatcatatttgatCATCGAGCTAGGTTTCATATTGACCCCAATTTCGTCAGCACAAATAGGTCCCTTGAAAGCTGTCCATCTGCAATCGCAAGTGTAGCTATCGTAATGCTCGAAACAGGTTCCGTTATTCAAACAGGGGCTACTTTCGCATCTTCCGACGCAACCTTCTGAAATTCCAAAAGATCCTCTGCGTGCATAACTTTTCAAATCAATAAGTTCTCCGTTTATGAGTAAAGCCCTTATACAACCAGTAAAACCATCTCTATATTCCACATTAGCTCCAATGACTAGTTCGGTTGTGAGGTGTAAAGCTCTGAATGGACCAGGAGGCTCTCTAACCTCAGCTTTAAGTGCTCCATCTACAACCAACATAGACTCCTTTCTGTTCCTTTCTACTAATACTGAATGCCATTCATTGTTGGAGAGTTTGTAAGATGTTTCTCTAACAACAGCAACTGGACCAGAACCTGcaattattattcaaatatttcagcaaaaatTCAACAAGTCTCTTCCATCAAATAATGAtgcattgatttttttctcccACAAATGAACTTTTGTTCATATTTATTGCTTagttatttttaaattaattatgaGGACATCTTGGttgaattttcagcaaaaaCTAAGGAAAATCAATCTTACACTTCTTTGCTTGAAACCCTTCTAGTTACAGATTTTTAAACTTGAGGAAAGAAcagattttctcaaaaataattcataaatatattttttcggcaaccgtccgggaagtgctcacttcccggacccTTTTTCTCttagaaagtagcatttcccggcctagtccggaaagtacgtacttcctggactaggccggaaaagaatcatagaatccatagcaaccgagataacggctgacagttcataagaaattagttgtcaaaaatttgcatgttttttgatcacaatcgcaataaaatatggaaagcagcagcgatagtgttattttacatggttgccgaaaaaatattgtacgcaacacgcccaaaaatggtttttttggactcacagacttccaggactcgcttacgctcgtcctggaattttgtctattcgtccaaaaaaaaaaaccctattttccagacttgttacgtaaattactatttagcaaatatggtgaaaaaaatgataaatcaaCAATAGTATTATACCTGCTTGGTATTGGAACTGGAGACGATTTCCACTGACAATACTTAGTTTAATATAATCATGCGGTCCCCTTGAATGAAAGAGAACAGCATTCTCTGAAGAGGTTCTAAATTCGAAATATATATCTCCACCGTGTCCCATGTCGAAGGTAGGAAGATTTATTGTTGCTTCATCTACCCTAAATGTTACAACATTGTTGAAAAGATCATCGCCTTCACAAATCAGGGGACCTAGTGTATATCGACCTTCTTTTTCATCCAAGGCGTTTCCTGTGTCTCCAAACCTTAGTTGTTTGACTGGAAGATTCTCTTTATCAACAATGTCGCCTAAAAAAACATTATAAGAATTAGAAAGATGCAATCATTCATTTTTACTTTGAAATTCGGTGAATAATTAGAATAACTTTTCAAGAAAATGATACATAAAACTTCGacccgaaatttttttttggggaagtagcaaaaaatgtttgaagATATCTTGGAGGATTTCATTTGCATTAATAAACGATTTTGCTTATAACATATTTTACAGTTTGCAGATTctatataatttaataataaattggAATGATTGTTTTGTTGCATTTATTTTTACATATATCAGACAGTAAAAATTTATTAATACTTTGAAACACCACTTTACCTGCATCTACCTGCCAAGTATCAAGACCTGCATCACAGTTGCACCATTTAGTTTTATCAACACAACTGCCTAAAATTCCACATTCGCATTTTCTGGAATTTGGCAAGGATCCTCCCCAGTAGTCCATATTTTGGTTATGTCTAGAGACCCACCATGAATATGGGTTGAAGTTCATCTCATCTGAAGGCGAATTGAAGAGCCTGGCACCTTTGCAAGCATATTGAATGTGTTGACGACAACTTGTGGAACGGTTAACTAAAGCATTTATTTGATCGTCATTAGCCTCATAGTGTATATCTTGAACAAAACTTCCAGGTTCTTGAAAACCATCCACAGGCGTCGTTTCATGATTACTATGAAAATgttataaaattaatattataactCACAAAATATAGGATACAAATGCTAATCTGTCCACTGAACTCTTTAATTAGGCGAGTTGAAATGTTTGTGGATAGCGCTCGATTTGATCGGTCTGGAGTTGGTTCTGTTAAAGGAAATCATAGTTTATGGTTGTTTGATATTGGTACAccctattattatttaattatcaTACTTGCAGTTTGCTTTGTGCATTTGGACCGATCTTCAAAGACAGTAAATCGCACAGATAATATTTTTTACTTGGTGTCTCATCTTCTGGTTAAAATTGGTTAAAGCCATCAATGGCATACGGGAGCAAGAAATTTTTCACATCTTATACATATgtacatttttcaataaaattataaaaacgcAAAACACACTTGTATAAAATGACGAAAATGtaattgatgattaaaaagtaaaataacttatttccgctttatatatttattttcacaacaattgtttcgtcatgataacatgacttcgtcaggtgagcatggtaactgaAAAATGTAATTACAAATTACATCAGCATAGAGGGAGGtgaatcaattaataacttTCAATTCGATCTGtacataacaaatttcatcaaaattgggaAGGCGGAattcgaaatattgaaataccagGTTTTCACCCTTGCACATGCTCAAGTGGAATAGCTGAAATTGGTATGGGACCATTACAAGGGTTTGCGAACACACAGACAAGTAAGAATCAAAGTTCTTCAGAATGCATTTTGAAAGGGGAAATTGGAAACCAAACATTTTGTTCGTCCTGAAAGTCATCATAATACTATCTGTAGCTTCAGGAGATTCAGAAGCAATATATGTTTTGATACTACTCACTTATGACGTAGAACTGTAGCAACGCGACCATTTGGATAGAATTCGCAAGTAACAGGGAATGGTGCCAAAGGTCCACTTCCATCAACGTCGATTTTAATATCAGCTCTCTGATTAACCGCTTGCATTTTCTTGTGGGCCTCGCAAGATAAGGCGTTGATCGAAGTATGGCAAACAGCACCACCGTATCCTGTACCTTGACAGTCACAGAAGAACTCAAATTCACTCTGTTTACAAATTCCACCATGCTGACATGGATTGGGACTACAACGATCGATCATGCGACAGGCGTCAAAGGCTATTTCACCCTCGCAGCAAAACTCGTCATTCTTCCAGTCTGTTGGTAGTTTATAGCTACCATCAATTCCTATGGTTCTCATACATCTGAAAATAAGAGAAATAGATCATGTATTGTGGATCATAAatgaaaaaccaaaattttgaaaaataagacCTGTGAAGTGAGCCTTTGCGCGCTTGTTCAAATTTGTTCCTTTCTAAATATCCATAATATATTCTATTAGTGCTTATTTGTTTTAGGTTAGATatctccaaacaaataaaatttcattataattatcACATAATCAATGAACTTTATATAAGATATGACAGATAGCTTGATAGCATGaactattttgaaattgatttcttaatttcaatatgattaaatGAATTTACAAAGAGAACAAGCGTGCAATTTTCgagataaatatttcaaatgtacgCACCCAACAAATCCAGCCATATGTCTACCTGATGCTCCAATCGTTGCTGTAATTCCTCCACCAATGAAATACAGGGATCCTGTTTGGATTGACAACAAACGAGTTGTTCTCATGGGTCGATTATCCAAATTCAACACCAAAGAATTTGTGGTTATTGTTAAAACAAGGGTATGCCATTTGCCATCATTATATGTTTCTtcataattatcaaaaataactctagGACTTTCTCGTGTTATTAATTCAACTTTCAGTTTGCCATCTTCAaggaatatctaaaaaaaaaattaaaatagtgCTTTCTATCGATAGATAAATTATAAATTGGAAATAATatctacagtccattcaggaattattgacatcgaagcaggccgtgaacgtctagtcgcggcattatttctggttacaaaaatatcactaaaaattgctgtggttcatcatagaaataaccagtttgaattattttcatcatttttgtatccgaaagatcctgaattttcaaaattacgattattacgaagggacgcatacagtcatgatttcataaattggaattcagattatataacgtaaaaatatagtgaaatgctatctcatttcaaggaaatccgatgaagagatatctattcatttaaaagTCAACCATGAAAGATCCTATTGAAGATCATCAAAATATGCATGTTCCTTTTCACCAaatgctcttcaaaaattgttgcattcttgatggacactggataccaacctgcttgcaaaattcttatcatataactcttatggaccattttaactgtggtgtctaaactggtggaaaaaactggttgataaatttaaatagtgtagcttagtgaatgggagagccatatcataagacagaaataaaattcaaagaatccatttagtatatgaagaattttgacatcacagttgtactgtaactttcaaaattggaaccaatttatcagccgatgtgtcaATTACTTTccaaagtcactatttattgaaactgttcatgacatgaatgattgattaaacttgtatgaaaaatatagatactatTTATACACttctatttttattgaaatgctgttATACTATttactattaaa carries:
- the LOC123677086 gene encoding neurexin-4 isoform X2, which translates into the protein MDIKLFSYWFILCYNICFVFGDYFSEDECNIALLDRAVVGATSYMPERGPENINIYGRSAWSPTENTMYNFLTWDLGGRFEITSIETKGLAGSGEFVTEYMVQYSDDGEGWRIFTDAQGNAEVFRGNTDDDSINQNSFEIPIIAQWVRINPIRWRNRISMRVELFGCEYDADDMYFNGTALLMLNLLRDPISASRENIRFRFKTSAANGIILYSRGTQGDYIALQMRDNQLLLNIDLGSGQVTSLSIGSLLDDNIWHDVVVSRNRRDILLSVDRVFVQDKIKGEFNRLNLNREFYIGGVPNIQEGLVVVQNFTGCLENLYLNSTNLFKDVKQAFQYGEAFRYEKVNTLYSCPEPPIVPVTFLTQRSFAKLTGYEGMKSLNVSFAFRTYERTGLMLYHSFSSTGYVAIFLEDGKLKVELITRESPRVIFDNYEETYNDGKWHTLVLTITTNSLVLNLDNRPMRTTRLLSIQTGSLYFIGGGITATIGASGRHMAGFVGCMRTIGIDGSYKLPTDWKNDEFCCEGEIAFDACRMIDRCSPNPCQHGGICKQSEFEFFCDCQGTGYGGAVCHTSINALSCEAHKKMQAVNQRADIKIDVDGSGPLAPFPVTCEFYPNGRVATVLRHNNHETTPVDGFQEPGSFVQDIHYEANDDQINALVNRSTSCRQHIQYACKGARLFNSPSDEMNFNPYSWWVSRHNQNMDYWGGSLPNSRKCECGILGSCVDKTKWCNCDAGLDTWQVDAGDIVDKENLPVKQLRFGDTGNALDEKEGRYTLGPLICEGDDLFNNVVTFRVDEATINLPTFDMGHGGDIYFEFRTSSENAVLFHSRGPHDYIKLSIVSGNRLQFQYQAGSGPVAVVRETSYKLSNNEWHSVLVERNRKESMLVVDGALKAEVREPPGPFRALHLTTELVIGANVEYRDGFTGCIRALLINGELIDLKSYARRGSFGISEGCVGRCESSPCLNNGTCFEHYDSYTCDCRWTAFKGPICADEIGVNMKPSSMIKYDFMGSWRSTIAEHIRVGFTTTNPRGFLLGFYSNISKEYMTIMVSNSGHLRVVFDFGFERQEIIYPDKHFGLGQYHDLRLSRKNSGSTLVMQVDNYKPREFNFSIKASADAQFNNIQYMYIGRNESISEGFVGCISRVEFDDIYPLKLLFQQEGPGNVKSLGGALTEDYCGVEPITHPPDVIPTRPPPQLDEDKLRKAYNQTDSAILGGVLAVLFLALVILLIVIGRFIHRHKGEYLTQEDAGAESALDPDTAVVCGTTGHHVQKRKEWFI
- the LOC123677086 gene encoding neurexin-4 isoform X1, which gives rise to MDIKLFSYWFILCYNICFVFGDYFSEDECNIALLDRAVVGATSYMPERGPENINIYGSNAWTAKDNDFDQQLFIDLGQIMNVTGLMTRGRPFANEYVMEYSISYGTNGLDYADYKEPGGNTMVFRGNTDDDSINQNSFEIPIIAQWVRINPIRWRNRISMRVELFGCEYDADDMYFNGTALLMLNLLRDPISASRENIRFRFKTSAANGIILYSRGTQGDYIALQMRDNQLLLNIDLGSGQVTSLSIGSLLDDNIWHDVVVSRNRRDILLSVDRVFVQDKIKGEFNRLNLNREFYIGGVPNIQEGLVVVQNFTGCLENLYLNSTNLFKDVKQAFQYGEAFRYEKVNTLYSCPEPPIVPVTFLTQRSFAKLTGYEGMKSLNVSFAFRTYERTGLMLYHSFSSTGYVAIFLEDGKLKVELITRESPRVIFDNYEETYNDGKWHTLVLTITTNSLVLNLDNRPMRTTRLLSIQTGSLYFIGGGITATIGASGRHMAGFVGCMRTIGIDGSYKLPTDWKNDEFCCEGEIAFDACRMIDRCSPNPCQHGGICKQSEFEFFCDCQGTGYGGAVCHTSINALSCEAHKKMQAVNQRADIKIDVDGSGPLAPFPVTCEFYPNGRVATVLRHNNHETTPVDGFQEPGSFVQDIHYEANDDQINALVNRSTSCRQHIQYACKGARLFNSPSDEMNFNPYSWWVSRHNQNMDYWGGSLPNSRKCECGILGSCVDKTKWCNCDAGLDTWQVDAGDIVDKENLPVKQLRFGDTGNALDEKEGRYTLGPLICEGDDLFNNVVTFRVDEATINLPTFDMGHGGDIYFEFRTSSENAVLFHSRGPHDYIKLSIVSGNRLQFQYQAGSGPVAVVRETSYKLSNNEWHSVLVERNRKESMLVVDGALKAEVREPPGPFRALHLTTELVIGANVEYRDGFTGCIRALLINGELIDLKSYARRGSFGISEGCVGRCESSPCLNNGTCFEHYDSYTCDCRWTAFKGPICADEIGVNMKPSSMIKYDFMGSWRSTIAEHIRVGFTTTNPRGFLLGFYSNISKEYMTIMVSNSGHLRVVFDFGFERQEIIYPDKHFGLGQYHDLRLSRKNSGSTLVMQVDNYKPREFNFSIKASADAQFNNIQYMYIGRNESISEGFVGCISRVEFDDIYPLKLLFQQEGPGNVKSLGGALTEDYCGVEPITHPPDVIPTRPPPQLDEDKLRKAYNQTDSAILGGVLAVLFLALVILLIVIGRFIHRHKGEYLTQEDAGAESALDPDTAVVCGTTGHHVQKRKEWFI
- the LOC123677086 gene encoding neurexin-4 isoform X3 yields the protein MYNFLTWDLGGRFEITSIETKGLAGSGEFVTEYMVQYSDDGEGWRIFTDAQGNAEVFRGNTDDDSINQNSFEIPIIAQWVRINPIRWRNRISMRVELFGCEYDADDMYFNGTALLMLNLLRDPISASRENIRFRFKTSAANGIILYSRGTQGDYIALQMRDNQLLLNIDLGSGQVTSLSIGSLLDDNIWHDVVVSRNRRDILLSVDRVFVQDKIKGEFNRLNLNREFYIGGVPNIQEGLVVVQNFTGCLENLYLNSTNLFKDVKQAFQYGEAFRYEKVNTLYSCPEPPIVPVTFLTQRSFAKLTGYEGMKSLNVSFAFRTYERTGLMLYHSFSSTGYVAIFLEDGKLKVELITRESPRVIFDNYEETYNDGKWHTLVLTITTNSLVLNLDNRPMRTTRLLSIQTGSLYFIGGGITATIGASGRHMAGFVGCMRTIGIDGSYKLPTDWKNDEFCCEGEIAFDACRMIDRCSPNPCQHGGICKQSEFEFFCDCQGTGYGGAVCHTSINALSCEAHKKMQAVNQRADIKIDVDGSGPLAPFPVTCEFYPNGRVATVLRHNNHETTPVDGFQEPGSFVQDIHYEANDDQINALVNRSTSCRQHIQYACKGARLFNSPSDEMNFNPYSWWVSRHNQNMDYWGGSLPNSRKCECGILGSCVDKTKWCNCDAGLDTWQVDAGDIVDKENLPVKQLRFGDTGNALDEKEGRYTLGPLICEGDDLFNNVVTFRVDEATINLPTFDMGHGGDIYFEFRTSSENAVLFHSRGPHDYIKLSIVSGNRLQFQYQAGSGPVAVVRETSYKLSNNEWHSVLVERNRKESMLVVDGALKAEVREPPGPFRALHLTTELVIGANVEYRDGFTGCIRALLINGELIDLKSYARRGSFGISEGCVGRCESSPCLNNGTCFEHYDSYTCDCRWTAFKGPICADEIGVNMKPSSMIKYDFMGSWRSTIAEHIRVGFTTTNPRGFLLGFYSNISKEYMTIMVSNSGHLRVVFDFGFERQEIIYPDKHFGLGQYHDLRLSRKNSGSTLVMQVDNYKPREFNFSIKASADAQFNNIQYMYIGRNESISEGFVGCISRVEFDDIYPLKLLFQQEGPGNVKSLGGALTEDYCGVEPITHPPDVIPTRPPPQLDEDKLRKAYNQTDSAILGGVLAVLFLALVILLIVIGRFIHRHKGEYLTQEDAGAESALDPDTAVVCGTTGHHVQKRKEWFI